A genomic region of Christiangramia sp. OXR-203 contains the following coding sequences:
- a CDS encoding glycosyltransferase family A protein, translating to MVVPVFIPELDDYFKDGLKIFRLNLESLIKTIHTKTRITIYNNNSHPDVKKYIDEIFLKYDVVDQVFHSKQNLGKINGILAAVKGNLEPLITISDSDVFFKHNWQENIEQIFIDFPNAGTVSPVPNSVLYKYYTANNFFQGFLGNAELKFHNVKQPEAMQRFEDSLGDDVKLYNQQHLQKYMILENKKSKAVMGAGHFVATIRREVFDKGTTEPAFLKIMGGVESKFIDKPNEDLGFLRLSTISNFAYHLGNTLEDWMQEEFKKLDDKNSNPYIKNFSLSPMRPASKIKIYIGKLLRKILLHKLLKKHYFKTIGLENAENY from the coding sequence GTGGTGGTTCCAGTATTTATTCCAGAACTGGATGATTATTTCAAGGATGGTTTAAAAATTTTTAGACTTAATTTGGAATCATTAATTAAAACCATCCACACAAAAACAAGAATTACCATTTACAATAATAACTCTCATCCTGATGTTAAGAAATACATTGACGAAATTTTTTTGAAATATGATGTTGTAGATCAGGTATTTCATTCAAAACAAAACCTGGGTAAAATAAATGGTATTCTCGCTGCAGTTAAAGGTAATCTGGAGCCTTTGATTACGATTTCTGATTCTGATGTATTTTTTAAGCATAATTGGCAAGAGAATATTGAACAGATTTTTATCGATTTTCCGAATGCAGGAACTGTAAGTCCTGTTCCAAATAGTGTTCTATATAAATATTACACAGCCAATAATTTTTTTCAAGGGTTTTTGGGTAATGCCGAATTGAAATTTCATAATGTCAAGCAACCGGAAGCTATGCAGCGTTTTGAAGATAGCTTAGGAGATGATGTGAAACTTTATAATCAACAGCACCTTCAAAAATACATGATTCTTGAAAACAAAAAATCAAAGGCAGTGATGGGAGCTGGCCACTTTGTTGCAACTATTAGGAGAGAAGTATTTGATAAAGGCACTACAGAGCCAGCTTTTTTAAAAATTATGGGAGGCGTAGAAAGTAAATTTATAGATAAACCGAATGAAGACCTTGGCTTTCTAAGATTATCTACTATTTCTAATTTCGCTTACCATCTAGGGAATACGTTAGAAGATTGGATGCAGGAGGAATTTAAAAAGCTCGATGATAAAAATTCCAATCCTTATATCAAAAATTTTAGTCTTAGTCCGATGCGACCAGCCAGTAAAATCAAAATTTATATAGGTAAACTTTTAAGAAAAATTCTACTTCATAAACTTTTGAAAAAGCATTATTTTAAGACAATAGGACTGGAAAATGCAGAGAACTACTAA
- the wecB gene encoding non-hydrolyzing UDP-N-acetylglucosamine 2-epimerase → MKKRKMNVLICVTGQHREMMDQMLETFSLQPDFDLQLMEPDQSLNTLSGKIFSEIDKIFDNVEPDLVMVQGDTTTATIVAQAAFHRKIKVAHIEAGLRTYQRYSPFPEEINRQLITRLANYHFTPTSKATKNLVSEGIDQGSICESGNTVVDALKLIEKKIQNFDFLSEFGFNLEKFRKMILVTGHRRENFGKGMQELCHALVELARDQNLLIVFPVHLNPNIKIVVEQRLRGYKNIKLLPPVKYDQMLALLKRCDLVISDSGGIQEEAPAFKKPVIVTREFTERHEAVEAGFSMLTGSDSMKILQVAMKLLQNTAGFKNTPNPFGDGRAAMRIVDFFEKNKWL, encoded by the coding sequence ATGAAAAAAAGGAAAATGAATGTGCTCATTTGTGTTACCGGCCAGCACCGAGAGATGATGGACCAGATGCTGGAGACTTTTTCTTTACAACCGGATTTTGACTTGCAATTGATGGAACCGGATCAAAGTCTTAATACCCTAAGTGGAAAAATTTTTAGTGAAATTGATAAAATATTTGATAACGTAGAACCAGATTTGGTGATGGTCCAGGGAGATACTACTACTGCGACGATTGTAGCACAAGCGGCTTTTCATCGTAAAATTAAAGTAGCACATATCGAAGCTGGGTTGAGAACATACCAGCGATATTCACCTTTCCCAGAAGAGATCAACCGGCAACTTATCACCAGGTTGGCAAATTATCATTTTACGCCTACATCAAAGGCAACAAAAAACCTGGTTTCTGAAGGAATTGATCAAGGTTCGATTTGTGAGTCTGGGAATACGGTGGTGGACGCATTGAAACTGATAGAAAAGAAAATCCAGAATTTTGATTTTTTAAGTGAATTTGGATTTAATCTGGAAAAATTCAGGAAGATGATCCTTGTAACCGGACATCGTCGTGAGAATTTTGGTAAGGGAATGCAGGAGCTATGTCATGCTCTGGTTGAACTTGCTCGAGACCAGAATCTGCTTATTGTATTTCCGGTACATTTGAATCCGAATATTAAAATCGTGGTAGAACAAAGGCTACGTGGATATAAAAATATAAAACTATTACCTCCGGTTAAATATGACCAGATGCTGGCACTTTTAAAACGTTGTGACTTGGTGATCAGTGATTCCGGCGGAATCCAGGAAGAGGCTCCTGCTTTTAAAAAACCGGTAATCGTAACTCGTGAGTTTACAGAAAGGCACGAAGCTGTGGAAGCTGGTTTCTCTATGCTTACCGGGTCTGATTCGATGAAAATTCTTCAAGTTGCCATGAAGCTTCTGCAAAACACTGCGGGTTTTAAAAATACTCCGAATCCTTTTGGGGATGGGCGAGCAGCTATGCGTATCGTAGATTTTTTTGAGAAAAATAAGTGGCTCTGA
- a CDS encoding glycosyltransferase family 2 protein, which translates to METIQSVKNQVFKSWECIIVDDGSEDGTEKIVNELIKSDSRLKFFKRPQKFPKGVTSCRNYGFLKSSGKYIQWLDDDDLLSKQKISNQVKVLEETNLRAIALCDWVIYSCGKESLTNSVFDFNQSFEAKQLFVKLRENLKFLPIHSLLTPSLMIKRAGLWNIKLSLNDDIEFFGRLIAEADQFLNVTNCYVLYREHNYSRITTSKNAKANLLAKIYSYQLLQASLNVNNIAHYSYFKWRLLKIFLHYNKIEKDIIKNYSFLFKQYGIFVELKYYYKIKHSLYIRFFPLIKKIKKGWKN; encoded by the coding sequence TTGGAAACAATTCAATCAGTCAAGAATCAGGTATTCAAATCATGGGAATGTATAATAGTCGACGACGGAAGTGAAGATGGGACTGAGAAAATAGTTAATGAACTTATTAAGAGCGATAGTCGTTTAAAATTTTTTAAAAGACCTCAAAAATTTCCTAAAGGTGTAACTTCATGTCGTAACTATGGATTTCTAAAAAGTTCGGGCAAATATATTCAATGGCTGGATGATGATGATTTATTATCTAAGCAAAAGATTTCCAATCAAGTAAAGGTTCTGGAGGAAACTAACTTAAGGGCAATTGCATTGTGTGATTGGGTAATTTATTCTTGTGGAAAGGAATCGTTAACAAATTCTGTCTTTGATTTTAATCAAAGTTTTGAGGCAAAACAATTATTTGTAAAATTACGTGAAAATTTAAAATTTCTTCCAATACATTCTTTATTAACTCCCTCGCTTATGATCAAAAGAGCGGGACTATGGAATATAAAGTTATCTCTTAACGATGATATTGAATTTTTTGGAAGATTAATAGCGGAAGCTGATCAATTTCTGAACGTTACTAATTGTTATGTCTTATATAGAGAGCATAATTACTCTAGAATTACAACATCTAAAAATGCTAAGGCTAATCTATTAGCAAAAATTTATAGTTATCAGCTTTTACAAGCTAGTTTAAACGTCAACAATATTGCTCATTACTCTTATTTCAAATGGCGTTTATTAAAAATTTTCTTGCACTATAATAAAATTGAAAAAGATATTATTAAAAATTATAGTTTTTTATTCAAGCAGTATGGAATATTTGTCGAATTGAAATATTATTATAAGATAAAACACAGTCTATATATCAGATTCTTTCCCTTAATCAAAAAAATTAAAAAAGGTTGGAAAAATTAA
- a CDS encoding glycosyltransferase — protein sequence MYSTIFLSQSNIFKEVYLFSPLAPSNDMLNKIVYDHGIKVFSYPALLNFPNILRLDNKIKRNLNLSSSPLKFLYWYSKRRKYDKIYILTSQTLEYSLPILKAFDDSKITMKFTMFQQKAFSNKLKKYLAKVHFNIVMSKDQKNFFNQNFGLTNVLVQDIFTPNENNLLKVNSRRTYDFGVFGRLSKEKQIEDAIILIKKLHGMGICSSLLIQGIGDLNYLKYLNTIIFENELQNFITINYESLSPTETELFFNQISTFLITSVSEGGPITGLEAMASGIPVLCYNVGAMSERLGKYQWLVAEDHEQLFKSAMRLLNLSERDYKKLSNSLRNIYLDEHANQNKLEKLKKILG from the coding sequence ATGTATTCAACAATTTTCCTCAGTCAATCCAATATTTTTAAAGAAGTATATTTATTTTCACCGTTAGCACCAAGTAATGATATGCTGAATAAGATCGTTTATGATCATGGTATAAAGGTATTCAGTTATCCTGCTCTATTAAATTTCCCAAATATTCTTCGACTTGACAATAAAATAAAACGAAATTTAAATTTAAGTTCTTCACCTTTAAAATTTCTTTACTGGTATTCTAAAAGAAGAAAATATGATAAAATTTATATTCTAACTTCACAAACTTTAGAATATTCCTTACCTATACTAAAGGCTTTTGATGATTCTAAAATAACAATGAAATTTACCATGTTTCAGCAGAAAGCATTTTCGAACAAACTAAAAAAATATTTGGCAAAGGTTCATTTCAATATCGTCATGAGTAAGGATCAAAAGAATTTCTTCAATCAAAATTTCGGATTAACAAACGTCCTCGTGCAGGATATTTTTACACCTAACGAAAATAATCTTCTTAAGGTAAATTCTCGAAGAACCTATGATTTTGGAGTATTTGGTAGATTATCGAAAGAAAAACAAATTGAGGACGCCATAATTCTGATAAAGAAACTGCACGGCATGGGAATTTGCTCATCTTTACTCATTCAAGGAATAGGTGATCTAAATTATTTGAAATATTTAAATACTATTATTTTTGAGAATGAACTTCAAAATTTTATAACTATTAACTATGAATCATTATCACCTACCGAAACGGAATTATTTTTCAATCAAATATCAACTTTTTTGATTACATCTGTATCTGAAGGTGGTCCAATAACCGGGCTAGAGGCTATGGCCTCTGGAATTCCAGTATTATGTTATAATGTTGGTGCTATGAGTGAAAGATTAGGAAAATATCAATGGTTAGTTGCTGAAGACCATGAGCAATTATTTAAAAGTGCCATGCGATTATTGAATCTTTCTGAAAGGGATTATAAGAAACTTTCAAATTCCCTAAGAAATATTTATTTGGATGAACACGCAAATCAAAATAAATTAGAAAAGTTAAAAAAAATATTAGGTTAG
- a CDS encoding glycosyltransferase, whose protein sequence is MLSIIVCSVNPDLLKNLRDNIANTIGIDSYEFLCQYNAYNEGIAIVYNRLLKRAKNDIVLCIHEDIKFHTQDWGRLLTDYFEDDARLGLLGIAGSKTKTKTPTGWWENEPDNWVMNLIQHYNSGKTQRIDRGFANALEEVVVIDGVFVALHKDSRLEFDERIHGFHNYDQAISMRCRNKGYKIKVTREILIEHFSSGSKGDDWKSSNQLFFNLYKSYLPQSIKDNRVRMNENAYSYMRLINNHSKKNKLFSIIYWIKYWKIYPREKKTYRLLKQLLES, encoded by the coding sequence ATGCTATCCATAATTGTATGTTCGGTAAATCCAGATCTTTTAAAAAATTTAAGGGATAATATTGCCAATACTATTGGAATTGATTCATACGAGTTTCTTTGTCAGTACAACGCATATAATGAAGGTATTGCAATAGTATATAACAGATTATTAAAAAGAGCAAAAAACGATATTGTTTTATGTATTCACGAGGATATTAAATTTCATACACAAGATTGGGGAAGATTACTGACAGATTATTTTGAAGACGACGCACGGTTAGGATTGCTAGGGATTGCTGGATCTAAAACAAAAACAAAAACTCCAACCGGATGGTGGGAGAATGAGCCTGATAACTGGGTAATGAATCTTATACAACACTATAATTCGGGCAAAACACAACGAATTGATAGGGGATTTGCAAATGCTCTTGAAGAAGTGGTGGTGATTGACGGTGTTTTTGTTGCCCTTCATAAGGATTCAAGATTAGAATTTGATGAAAGAATTCATGGATTTCACAACTATGATCAGGCTATTTCGATGCGTTGCAGAAACAAAGGATATAAAATTAAAGTAACCAGAGAAATACTTATCGAACATTTCTCAAGCGGTTCGAAAGGAGATGACTGGAAAAGCTCTAATCAATTGTTTTTCAACCTTTATAAAAGTTATTTACCGCAGTCAATTAAAGACAATAGAGTAAGAATGAATGAGAATGCTTATAGTTATATGCGACTCATTAATAATCATTCAAAAAAAAATAAACTATTTTCCATAATTTACTGGATTAAGTACTGGAAGATATATCCTAGAGAAAAAAAGACTTATCGACTTTTAAAACAGCTCCTTGAATCCTGA
- a CDS encoding glycosyltransferase family 2 protein has translation MTSDKPKITILLATFNRAHLIRETLDSIMAQTYTNWECLIVDDHSIDETEEVIGVYLEKDNRFEYYKKKDKYKRGLSGTRNYGLDLAAERNAEFIQFFDDDDIMHPEKLELQIKPLLNNVKINFTVCKFQKIVGNKGEERIINPKLNMHSAHLGDSVLTGDIRINSLCPLFRMNFINNFRFDETLKYAEEWELFVRLGYLFPDSYSVVNKYLFKYRKHYDSLTMGDDKNYDKIKTSAIIRIKIFNFLNSNNLHTKRSIIFFGKNFLISQPRPDLVKALLKQSKKQKFNPFVFFRLRIGLFLHKVYSLLIAKLFQL, from the coding sequence ATGACTTCAGACAAGCCCAAAATAACGATCCTACTTGCCACCTTTAACCGGGCGCATCTTATTCGAGAAACGCTGGATTCAATCATGGCTCAGACCTATACTAATTGGGAGTGTCTCATTGTGGACGATCATTCTATAGATGAGACTGAAGAGGTAATTGGTGTATATTTAGAGAAGGATAACAGATTCGAATACTACAAGAAAAAAGATAAGTATAAACGCGGACTTTCCGGGACAAGGAATTACGGATTAGACCTGGCAGCTGAACGAAATGCAGAATTTATTCAGTTTTTTGATGATGATGATATTATGCATCCTGAAAAATTGGAGCTGCAGATAAAACCTCTTTTGAATAATGTCAAAATAAATTTCACTGTATGTAAATTTCAAAAGATTGTAGGAAATAAAGGTGAAGAAAGAATTATAAATCCTAAATTGAACATGCATTCTGCTCATTTGGGAGATTCAGTATTGACTGGTGATATTAGAATTAATAGTTTATGTCCATTATTTCGAATGAATTTTATAAATAACTTTAGGTTTGATGAAACGCTCAAATATGCCGAAGAATGGGAGTTATTTGTAAGATTAGGTTATTTATTTCCAGATAGCTATTCAGTAGTTAATAAATACTTATTCAAATATAGAAAGCATTACGATAGTCTTACCATGGGTGATGATAAAAACTATGATAAAATCAAGACATCAGCAATCATAAGAATAAAAATTTTTAATTTTCTTAATAGTAATAATCTCCATACAAAAAGGAGTATTATTTTTTTTGGTAAAAATTTTTTAATATCACAGCCAAGACCGGATTTAGTTAAAGCATTATTAAAGCAATCTAAAAAGCAAAAGTTTAATCCCTTTGTTTTTTTTAGGTTAAGAATAGGTCTATTCCTTCACAAAGTTTATTCTTTGTTAATTGCAAAATTGTTTCAATTGTAA
- a CDS encoding glycosyltransferase family 2 protein gives MISIIIPCYNDFQFVESAVDSALNQDYGNIEVIVVDDGSDAKTKTILKRLEPRITKLLTQENRGPSAARNAGITAATGKYILVHDSDDYFESSFCNRAIEVLQKNENVKAVTCYARWFQSDEKFRIFKPSGGDLKDFLIQNATLSNSMFRKSDWRQAGGYDEKMIHGFEDWEFFIRLHMNGGKTHVIPEILFHYRMREDSVSKKANSRKYDLLRYIYQKHENLYIQHHSLFIDHLLQRIEQEELNKLKKEKAIEFKTGYLLLQPLRFVKKLLPLKF, from the coding sequence ATGATAAGTATTATAATCCCTTGCTACAATGACTTTCAATTTGTAGAAAGTGCCGTAGACTCAGCTTTAAATCAGGATTACGGGAATATTGAAGTGATCGTGGTAGATGATGGTTCCGATGCAAAAACCAAGACAATTTTAAAAAGACTGGAACCAAGAATTACAAAATTACTCACTCAGGAAAACCGAGGGCCTTCTGCCGCACGTAATGCTGGTATAACTGCAGCTACTGGTAAATATATATTGGTACATGATAGTGATGATTATTTTGAGTCCTCCTTTTGCAATAGAGCCATTGAGGTTCTTCAGAAAAACGAAAATGTGAAAGCTGTTACCTGTTATGCCAGGTGGTTCCAAAGCGATGAAAAATTTAGAATATTTAAACCCTCAGGCGGCGATTTGAAAGATTTTTTAATTCAAAATGCCACTTTAAGCAATTCTATGTTCAGAAAATCTGATTGGAGGCAGGCAGGTGGTTATGATGAAAAAATGATACATGGATTTGAAGATTGGGAGTTTTTTATAAGATTGCATATGAATGGGGGTAAAACCCATGTGATTCCGGAAATATTGTTTCATTATAGAATGAGAGAAGATTCTGTAAGTAAAAAAGCCAATTCCAGAAAATATGATCTTTTAAGGTATATCTATCAGAAGCATGAAAACCTATACATTCAGCATCATTCACTTTTTATCGATCATCTTTTACAAAGGATTGAACAGGAGGAGTTAAATAAGCTAAAGAAGGAAAAAGCTATTGAATTCAAAACTGGATACTTGTTGTTACAGCCTCTTAGGTTTGTTAAGAAACTACTACCCCTCAAATTTTAA
- a CDS encoding SDR family NAD(P)-dependent oxidoreductase has protein sequence MEKLNFILVTGGAGNIGSALAKALSDKNYKVVVVDNLLTGKRSKIVESEDLIFIKGDVNERIFVEELFNQFEFDYVFHYAAMVGVQRTLSNPLKVLNDIEGIKNILHYSLETGVKRVFYASSSEVYGEPFEIPQKENTTPLNSKLPYAIVKNVGESFFKSYQKEHGLNYTIFRFFNTYGVNQSEDFVIPRFIKAALKDQPIRIYGDGSQTRTFCNVEDNVEVTLRTLEDPNYENQLLNVGSDDEISILELAKKIIKISKSGSRIEFLPPLAEGDMARRCPDISKMKGILNRDLISLDHGIKSLINHYEGRD, from the coding sequence TTGGAAAAATTAAATTTTATTCTTGTCACAGGTGGTGCAGGCAATATTGGAAGTGCTTTGGCTAAAGCCTTATCAGATAAAAATTATAAGGTCGTTGTCGTTGATAATCTGTTAACAGGTAAAAGGTCAAAAATTGTAGAGAGTGAAGATCTAATTTTCATCAAGGGAGACGTAAATGAAAGGATTTTTGTAGAGGAACTCTTTAATCAGTTTGAATTTGATTATGTATTTCATTATGCGGCCATGGTTGGGGTACAAAGAACTTTGAGCAACCCTTTAAAGGTTTTAAATGATATTGAAGGAATAAAGAATATTCTTCATTATTCTCTAGAAACTGGGGTTAAACGAGTCTTCTACGCCAGTTCCTCCGAAGTTTATGGAGAGCCTTTTGAAATTCCGCAAAAAGAAAATACCACACCACTTAATTCCAAACTTCCTTATGCCATCGTTAAGAACGTGGGAGAATCTTTTTTTAAATCCTATCAAAAAGAACACGGTTTAAATTATACGATATTCAGGTTCTTCAATACCTATGGTGTAAATCAAAGTGAAGATTTTGTGATTCCTAGATTTATTAAAGCAGCTCTTAAAGATCAGCCAATTAGGATATATGGTGATGGTTCTCAAACAAGAACATTTTGTAATGTAGAAGACAATGTAGAAGTTACCTTGCGAACTTTAGAAGATCCTAATTATGAAAACCAACTATTAAATGTTGGTAGTGATGATGAAATTTCAATTCTTGAATTGGCAAAAAAAATTATTAAAATTTCAAAATCTGGTAGCAGAATTGAATTTTTACCGCCCTTAGCTGAAGGTGATATGGCCAGACGCTGTCCAGATATATCTAAAATGAAAGGTATATTAAACAGAGATTTGATAAGTTTGGACCATGGTATTAAAAGTTTAATTAATCATTATGAGGGTAGGGACTAA
- a CDS encoding UDP-glycosyltransferase yields the protein MPSKRILVIAESINIDDSSGSKANVALIRSLNHAGCELFILHYTRIDIQLDGLECRSIPENRSSLIFFLSRFQRKIQHWFGWNLAKQLEPKFGFSFTFFNDAKSIERELDRIDPSDYDMVLTLSKGASFRPHYALLNLPEFHHNWMAYIHDPYPFHYYPEPYKWSEPGFEQKIRFFKNVSEKCRWAAYPSLYLAEWMEEHFHSFRNKRVIIPHQLQQQNLIGKVPSYFQNRFIILHAGTLMKQRSPESLLVAYSKFLRKNPDAAKKSKLVFIGNNSYHKSTIVEYQNEIPSLELYPNLPYANALAMQNAASVNVILEFEGNLSPFLPGKFPHCVNAERPILHIGPKKSECRRLLGENYAFSVEVDDLERLTMILEELYYQWTVNKCKMQRRDLEFYLSKENLKSIMESCI from the coding sequence TTGCCTTCTAAACGCATTCTGGTAATAGCTGAATCTATCAATATTGATGACAGTAGTGGTTCCAAAGCTAATGTGGCTCTAATTCGTAGTTTAAACCATGCGGGATGTGAGCTATTTATATTGCATTATACCAGAATAGACATTCAGCTTGACGGGTTAGAGTGTCGTAGCATACCGGAAAACAGAAGTTCTTTAATTTTTTTTCTTAGTAGGTTTCAACGAAAGATTCAACATTGGTTTGGCTGGAACCTGGCAAAACAACTCGAACCGAAATTTGGCTTTAGTTTTACTTTTTTCAATGATGCTAAAAGCATTGAAAGAGAATTAGACAGGATCGACCCTAGTGATTATGATATGGTACTGACCCTTAGTAAAGGCGCAAGTTTTCGTCCTCATTACGCCCTACTGAACTTGCCCGAGTTTCATCACAATTGGATGGCCTATATTCATGATCCTTATCCATTTCATTACTATCCTGAACCTTATAAATGGTCTGAACCCGGTTTTGAGCAGAAAATTCGATTCTTCAAAAATGTGTCTGAAAAATGCAGATGGGCTGCTTATCCTTCTTTATATCTGGCGGAATGGATGGAAGAGCATTTTCATTCATTTAGGAATAAAAGAGTGATTATTCCTCATCAATTACAGCAGCAAAATTTAATAGGTAAAGTACCATCATATTTTCAAAATCGATTTATTATTCTTCACGCAGGGACACTTATGAAACAAAGGTCCCCGGAGTCACTACTTGTCGCATATTCAAAATTTTTGCGAAAAAATCCAGATGCCGCGAAGAAGAGCAAACTAGTTTTTATTGGAAATAATTCATATCACAAGTCAACTATAGTGGAATACCAAAATGAAATTCCATCCTTAGAACTTTATCCTAACTTACCTTATGCAAATGCCCTTGCCATGCAAAATGCTGCAAGTGTAAACGTGATTTTAGAATTTGAAGGAAATTTGAGTCCATTTCTCCCTGGTAAGTTCCCACATTGCGTCAATGCTGAAAGGCCGATTCTTCACATCGGACCAAAAAAAAGTGAATGTAGGAGATTGTTAGGAGAAAATTATGCGTTTTCGGTGGAGGTAGATGACTTAGAACGACTTACAATGATTTTGGAAGAATTATACTATCAATGGACTGTCAATAAATGCAAAATGCAAAGACGAGATCTTGAGTTTTATCTATCTAAAGAAAATTTGAAAAGTATAATGGAAAGCTGTATTTGA
- a CDS encoding glycosyltransferase family A protein, producing MSANLIILIATYNRSSLLLETIASLQKQTLTHWKCIVVDDHSTDDTSKVMHNVTENDIRFNYYLRANTYKKGPSGCRNMALEMAIAENAEYIHFFDDDDLMHPEKLSLQLKALENDPKASVSYCNFERFQSGVNYKEINNVKKEKSQTVAEDFLFTKIRLNIGSTLLKADLLKTERFDENLNYGEEKEFFLRIFFKYQPVSLHLNATLFYYRDHQQSLTGENNSRLLKRGSEIVIHEKLWDFLDKEKIVNKKSIAFLTRQFLLENHNKKYLVKVVKIVKSSSSYSSMERFKFNWIIQFHQFYIKFMYKLLILGR from the coding sequence ATGTCTGCAAACCTTATTATATTAATAGCTACATATAATCGTTCTAGTCTCCTGCTAGAGACTATTGCATCTCTTCAAAAACAAACCCTAACGCACTGGAAATGTATTGTAGTTGACGATCATTCTACAGACGATACATCAAAGGTTATGCATAATGTTACAGAGAACGACATCAGATTTAACTATTATCTGAGAGCAAACACCTACAAAAAGGGTCCTTCTGGTTGCAGGAATATGGCATTGGAAATGGCGATAGCTGAAAATGCAGAGTATATTCATTTTTTCGATGATGATGATCTGATGCATCCGGAAAAATTGTCTCTGCAGCTGAAAGCTTTAGAAAATGATCCGAAAGCATCAGTAAGTTATTGTAATTTTGAACGGTTTCAGTCTGGAGTTAATTACAAAGAAATAAATAATGTAAAAAAGGAGAAAAGTCAAACTGTCGCGGAGGATTTCCTATTTACGAAAATAAGGTTGAACATTGGTAGCACTTTGCTAAAAGCTGATTTGCTGAAGACTGAAAGATTTGATGAAAATCTCAATTATGGCGAAGAAAAGGAGTTTTTTCTCAGGATTTTTTTTAAATATCAGCCCGTCTCGCTTCATTTAAATGCTACGCTATTTTACTACAGAGATCATCAGCAGTCACTTACCGGTGAGAATAATTCAAGGTTATTAAAAAGAGGCTCAGAAATTGTAATTCATGAAAAACTCTGGGATTTCCTGGATAAAGAGAAAATAGTAAATAAAAAAAGTATTGCATTTTTAACCCGGCAATTTCTACTGGAGAACCATAACAAGAAGTATCTAGTTAAAGTTGTGAAAATTGTGAAATCATCCAGTTCGTATTCCTCCATGGAACGATTTAAATTTAACTGGATCATTCAATTTCATCAGTTTTATATAAAATTCATGTATAAACTTTTAATTTTGGGAAGATAG
- a CDS encoding beta-1,6-N-acetylglucosaminyltransferase has translation MKQAILITAYKNYFHLEKIISFFDDDFQIYIHLDKKSIISDSELQQLLAYPNVQSLCQIYKVNWGGINHLKSILHLLKLASEDSENYYFHLISGHDFPIKKPEEFKRFFLEKIHLNYIENFKVPFRGWANNGGLDRLEYYNLFDVFNYKDNRQIRWINKALVYQKRLNVKRNFPAWFPPVYGGSTWWSLNKNAAEYIKQFQNQHPGYLKRFRHTLCSEEFYFQTILMNSPLKNTIRNNNLRYIDWKPRNGNNPAILDLTDLAKLQNSDAFFARKFELPISKELLTQLNA, from the coding sequence TTGAAACAGGCTATACTCATAACAGCTTATAAGAATTATTTTCATCTTGAGAAGATCATTAGTTTTTTTGATGATGATTTCCAGATATATATCCACCTGGATAAAAAAAGTATAATTTCAGATTCGGAGCTTCAACAGTTGTTAGCCTATCCGAACGTACAAAGTCTATGTCAAATTTATAAAGTGAACTGGGGAGGAATTAACCACTTGAAATCTATACTACACCTTCTCAAACTTGCATCAGAGGATAGTGAAAATTACTATTTTCATTTAATCAGCGGTCATGATTTCCCAATTAAAAAGCCTGAAGAATTCAAAAGATTCTTTTTAGAAAAAATTCATTTAAATTACATTGAGAATTTCAAAGTGCCTTTTAGGGGTTGGGCGAACAATGGAGGTCTAGACCGTCTTGAGTATTATAATCTATTCGATGTTTTTAATTACAAGGATAACAGGCAAATTAGGTGGATTAACAAAGCTCTGGTTTATCAGAAAAGGTTAAATGTTAAAAGAAACTTTCCGGCCTGGTTTCCTCCTGTTTATGGGGGCTCCACATGGTGGTCTTTAAATAAAAACGCTGCGGAATATATAAAGCAGTTCCAGAATCAACATCCGGGATATTTAAAACGATTCAGGCATACCCTATGTTCAGAAGAATTTTATTTTCAAACTATTCTGATGAATTCTCCATTAAAAAATACAATTAGAAATAACAATCTTAGATATATTGACTGGAAACCACGAAACGGCAATAATCCCGCTATTTTGGATCTGACTGATCTGGCAAAGCTGCAAAATTCTGATGCGTTTTTCGCAAGAAAATTTGAATTACCTATTTCAAAAGAATTATTAACACAATTAAACGCCTAA